From a region of the Calliphora vicina chromosome 4, idCalVici1.1, whole genome shotgun sequence genome:
- the LOC135958612 gene encoding synaptic vesicle glycoprotein 2B-like yields the protein MVKQSETITIDEAMEKTRKQPEPTTIATIDEALEKTHYGKYNIQLIIFSGLVLNNVILESVGISFALPVIACDLNLSYQEQGILGAVCFLGIIFSSHLWGFLADTKGRKATMRPALLLAFLLTLISSFSFNFIMMAILRFLNGILISAGSATIFAYLGEFHSQKNRNKTIMCGALISAFSAIFLPIIAWLFINQDWELDIPFLPIVYKPWRLYLNICGVSGLVCCIILGYLPESPKYLLGLNKSDEVLDILKNMHRKNTKGNKTLKDDCFMITTILPDLDTPLRKKSIDASKSFTSILRLIWNQTAPLFMGQHIRKTCLAALIQFITLFTAHGIYMWFPYILNNTMLYTQQYEEPLCLCDILRFTQSSNFSSSNSLDDNQVGNTCTTKLEISTYKHTITLEIIYMSLMLCVIIANKKFNRTGILFVILAASGVFGILSLLIKIPLVAIYMIAIMLCSGVATSVMSAIVVDIYPTNLRAMAVCISLMLGRIGSVSGSYIMGALIETHCELAFYSSSFALILAGCLGFLMPKTQNTKNTNNDNEYI from the exons atggtAAAACAATCCGAAACAATCACCATTGATGAGGCTATGGAGAAGACACGGAAACAACCAGAACCGACCACAATTGCCACCATTGATGAAGCTCTGGAAAAGACTc ATTATGGCAAATATAATATACAACTTATAATATTTTCGGGCCTGGTATTGAACAATGTGATTTTGGAGTCGGTGGGCATTAGTTTTGCTTTGCCCGTTATtgcctgtgatttaaatttgtCCTATCAGGAGCAAGGCATCTTGGGAGCTGTTTGCTTTTTAGGCATCATCTTCAGTTCCCATTTGTGGGGTTTTTTGGCTGATACCAAAGGTCGGAAGGCGACAATGAGACCAGCTTTGCTTTTGGCCTTTTTGTTGACACTGATATCCAGTTTTTCCTTCAATTTCATAATGATGgcaattttgagatttttaaatggaatttt GATATCGGCGGGTTCCGCTACTATTTTTGCCTATTTAGGCGAATTCCATTCACAAAAGAATCGCAACAAAACTATAATGTGTGGAGCTTTAATTAGTGCTTTCAGTGCCATATTTCTACCAATAATAGCGTGGCTCTTTATTAATCAAGATTGGGAATTGGATATACCATTTCTGCCAATTGTCTATAAACCCTGGCGTTTATATCTTAACATATGTGGTGTATCCGGACTTGTTTGCTGCATTATTTTAGGCTACTTGCCTGAAAGTCCCAAATACTTGTTGGGTTTAAATAAATCAGATGAggttttggatattttgaaaaatatgcatCGCAAAAACACTAAAGGAAATAAAACACTTAAAGATGACTGTTTTATg ATCACAACCATTTTACCTGATTTGGATACACCGTTACGCAAAAAGTCCATAGATGCTTCGAAATCATTTACATCAATATTACGCTTAATATGGAATCAAACAGCGCCACTATTTATGGGACAACATATTCGTAAGACTTGTTTGGCTgctttaatacaatttattacaCTTTTTACTGCTCATGGCATCTATATGTGGTTTCCCTATATTCTAAATAATACCATGTTATATACACAACAATATGAGGAACCTCTATGCCTTTGtgatattttaagatttacacAATCCTCGAATTTTTCAagctcaaatagtttagatgaTAATCAG GTTGGAAACACCTGCACCACAAAATTGGAAATATCCACCTACAAACATACGATTACATTGGAAATCATCTATATGTCGCTGATGTTATGTGTGATTATTGCCAATAAAAAATTCAATCGTACTGGCATTTTAT TCGTTATTCTTGCCGCCTCTGGAGTTTTTGGAATTCTGAGTTTGTTAATAAAGATTCCTCTTGTAGCGATTTATATGATCGCCATTATGTTGTGTTCTGGTGTGGCGACGAGTGTAATGAGTGCTATTGTGGTTGATATTTATCCAACTAATTTAAG agCAATGGCTGTTTGTATTTCCTTAATGCTGGGGCGTATTGGTAGTGTTTCCGGAAGTTATATAATGGGTGCTCTAATAGAAACTCATTGTGAATTAGCTTTTTACAGCTCATCATTCGCATTAATATTAGCAGGTTGTTTGGGTTTTCTAATGCCTAAAACTCAGAATACGAAAAACACAAACAATGATAATGAATATATctaa
- the LOC135959309 gene encoding uncharacterized protein LOC135959309 encodes MSNEHPQHSKGKLKYFPQEVTSKCSSCEELSKQFNTLLEILAEHKVLLDTIVKQNQITSNLMEFFPIESEEKLREFDAILKTHSDPYIRQMKSLLAGNAEKNLHEIFGQNIIMNFNVDGSFGKKRLREYANVFKAKIDVISTFNENSDKTIRAAFQRQKKKYFKQMGRSKTKNNENREDDDSPKED; translated from the exons ATGTCAAACGAGCATCCACAACACTCCAAaggaaaactaaaatattttcctcaagaag TTACTTCCAAATGTTCTAGCTGTGAAGaactttcaaaacaatt CAACACGCTACTTGAAATTCTAGCAGAacataaagttttattagaCACAATTGTGAAACAAAACCAAATTACATCAAATCTTATGGAATTTTTCCCTATCGAATCTGAAGAAAAACTAAGAGAATTTGATGCTATTTTGAAAACTCATTCAGACCCATAC ATTCGACAAATGAAATCACTCCTTGCgggtaatgcagaaaaaaaccTTCATGAAATATTTGGCCAAAATATTATCATGAATTTTAATGTTGATGGCTCTTTTGGCAAAAAGAGGTTGCGCGAATAcgcaaatgtttttaaagccaAAATAG ATGTAATATCaacttttaatgaaaattcgGACAAAACAATTAGAGCAGCATTTCAGcgtcaaaagaaaaaatattttaaacaaatgggTCGcagcaaaaccaaaaataatgaaaatcgtgaAGACGACGATTCTCCCAAAGAGGATTag